ATGCATTGTGAATAGTTCCTACTGCATTAAAAGATGCACATTCACCGTAAACACCGACCCTTTTACTGTCTTCCACAGCATTAAATAGAAATAAAATTTTCTTTTTCACAGGTTAAATCTCCCATCTAAATTTTTATTTTTATTTAATATGTAATAATTCTAATTTAAAAAGGAACTATCTGCAAGACCTTGACAAACTATTTTTTTAAGGAAAATCTAATAAATGTTTATTTATAAGAAATATTATCTATGAATAAAAAGTTAAAAACTGATGCTATTTTTAGATACTTCATATAGGTATTGATAGTATTGATTATTTTTTCAGGGTACATTATAGTTATAGTAACCCGCAAGTTTAGAAAGGATGAAATATATGGAAACAGATGCTAAAGTATTGTTAGTAGCTATTAATACTAAATATTCCCATACCAATTTAGCTATCCGCTATCTAAAAAAAATAGCAGAATCTATAAATATACCAGTAAAAATTTTAGAAACTACAATAAATAATCCAATTGAAGAAATAATTCAAAAGGTATACGGAGAATATCCAGCAATAATTGGTTTTTCCTGTTATATTTGGAACATAGAAATTGTTTTAAAAGTTACAAGATCCCTTAAAGAACTTTTGCCACAGGTTAAAATTCTTTTGGGAGGACCGGAAGTTTCCTTTGAAAAAAAAGAATTTTTTTTAGAACACCCATTTATCGACTACATAATTAAAGGTGAAGGGGAACTGCCTTTTAAACAGCTTCTACAAGCTTTAGCGGAAAGTAGGAGTTTAGAAAACATCCAAGGGTTATTAACTCCTACTTTTGATAATGGTATTTCCCTTACTTTAGATTTAAATGAGATCCCTTTCCCTTATGAAGGAGAAGATCTAGATAACTTAAAAGGTCAAATAATCTACTATGAAGGAAGTAGGGGGTGTCCTTTTAACTGCTCTTACTGTTTATCATCTACTACAGAGGGAGTTCGTTTTTTAGATCCTCAAAGGGTTAAGAAGGAAATAGAAATTTTGGCTAAATATTCAAAGATGATAAAATTTGTGGATAGAACCTTTAATTGCCACAGCCAATTTACTATGGATTTATTGCGGTTTATTAGAGGGCTAGATACAGATACTACCTTTCATTTAGAAGTTTCAGCCCATTTAATTACAGATGAAATACTAGCTATTTTCAAGGAAATGCCTATCAACAGAATTCAATTAGAAATAGGTGTTCAAACTACTAATACCCAAAGTATTACTTCTATAGGTAGAAGGACAAATTTCCAAAGGTTAAGGGAAGTAGTAAAAAAGATAAACACTTTTAATAATATTCATCAACATTTGGATTTAATAGCAGGTTTACCCTATGAAGACTACCAATCCTTTACTAAATCCTTTAATGATGTAATGGAACTTCAGCCCCATAAATTGCAATTAGGATTTTTGAAACTCCTAAAAGGTTCAAAAATTAGAGATGAAAAAGAATTACATGGATATAAATTTAATTTTTTTCCACCTTATGAGGTATTAGAGAATAAATATATCTCATTTTCAGAGTTGACCAAGT
This genomic interval from Anaerobranca californiensis DSM 14826 contains the following:
- a CDS encoding B12-binding domain-containing radical SAM protein, which gives rise to METDAKVLLVAINTKYSHTNLAIRYLKKIAESINIPVKILETTINNPIEEIIQKVYGEYPAIIGFSCYIWNIEIVLKVTRSLKELLPQVKILLGGPEVSFEKKEFFLEHPFIDYIIKGEGELPFKQLLQALAESRSLENIQGLLTPTFDNGISLTLDLNEIPFPYEGEDLDNLKGQIIYYEGSRGCPFNCSYCLSSTTEGVRFLDPQRVKKEIEILAKYSKMIKFVDRTFNCHSQFTMDLLRFIRGLDTDTTFHLEVSAHLITDEILAIFKEMPINRIQLEIGVQTTNTQSITSIGRRTNFQRLREVVKKINTFNNIHQHLDLIAGLPYEDYQSFTKSFNDVMELQPHKLQLGFLKLLKGSKIRDEKELHGYKFNFFPPYEVLENKYISFSELTKLKHIEHLLEVFYNSHKFQKSMEQLHIEFADYFQVYEALYHYFVQEGLLDKNIAHNQLYEVLYRFYNIYGQNKELFIDLLKFDYLCHRRTHTLPQFFGERENTKEKVFEFLKVKENITKYLPNFQEIRPTEIYKQIVVEKFNYNPLDKSPRPIYLLFNYSLTEGIFGHPKVLEIEL